A DNA window from Paenibacillus andongensis contains the following coding sequences:
- a CDS encoding DEAD/DEAH box helicase, which produces MSFQLTDGVIKSLCGRFSYEKGEAYYRERQVTFLNQDPETPLYEATVEGYKGTYLVTVEDDTNGDVIAHCTCPAYDPDDTYCEHIAAVLLNIHAIQHESRVVGTTARHFGTLDGDHRLTSHILDLFGNKPQRPSRSQPLFDTRAVLELEFTCKPFQYGYRKFMFGIEMKVGPKRLYIVQRLRDFLDHIERKEAYIFSKHFTYDPKLHSFQKEDDAVIRQLIEIYRNEQMYHETSTKFSAHANHLSGDRMLLIPPFSWTTFLPALTEASTVKLEQDNRIFDGIRVSDEPIPLHFEFDQTEAEGFQLDVQGLDKITVMESYGVVLSEGKLLHLQAEPCKRLSELKQMLENSSKHQIQIPLAQMEPFMEKVIPGLMKLGSVHIAGAISDRIMRTPLKAKLYLDRVKDRLLAGLEFQYGDIVINPLEGNEQRRGTDRILMRDGDQERRILELMEQSPFAKTEGGYFMDSEDEEYEFLYHVVPQLEKLVTVYATSAVKTRLLTGHVPNVKVDVDERTDWLEFKFDIDGIPESEIRKLLKSLGEKRKYHRLPDGALLPLESAEFQEIVRVMNEMGITKEDVKAAEIRLPLIRGLILMDSERQGNSVTLGRSFRQLLENMRNPDNLDFTVPASLESVLRDYQKYGFQWLKTMAHYNFGGILADDMGLGKTIQSISFIVSVLPEIRKQALPAIIVAPASLIYNWLNELKKFAPEIRAVIADGSREERSKIMKHASQVDVIITSYPLLRRDIDLYTKQSYHTLILDEAQVFKNHTTQTAQAVKEIQAEYRFALTGTPVENRLEELWSIFDAVFPQLFPGRRAFNDLSSESVAKRVRPFLLRRLKTDVLKELPEKIESLQTSELLPEQKKLYVAYLAELQQETLKHLNKDSFNKHRIKILAGLTRLRQLCCHPSLFVEDYAGSSAKFEQLMQIIEECRSAGKRVLIFSQFTAMLGMIGRDLGYQGVPFFYLDGKTPTAERVELCNKFNEGERDLFLISLKAGGTGLNLTGADTVILYDLWWNPAVEQQAADRAHRIGQKKVVQVIRLVAQGTVEDKMYELQQKKKNLIDEVIQPGQEALSALTEQEIREILMIG; this is translated from the coding sequence ATGAGTTTTCAGTTAACAGATGGAGTCATTAAGTCATTGTGCGGCCGGTTTTCTTATGAAAAAGGAGAAGCTTACTACCGTGAACGACAAGTAACTTTCCTAAATCAAGATCCTGAAACACCGCTCTATGAAGCCACGGTCGAAGGATACAAAGGCACTTACCTAGTGACCGTTGAAGACGATACAAACGGGGATGTTATTGCCCATTGCACATGTCCTGCGTATGATCCGGACGATACGTACTGCGAGCATATCGCTGCCGTGCTGCTGAATATTCATGCTATTCAGCATGAATCTCGAGTTGTCGGAACAACAGCCCGACATTTTGGAACGCTAGATGGAGATCATAGATTGACGAGCCATATACTGGATTTGTTCGGGAACAAACCGCAGCGTCCAAGCCGTTCACAGCCTCTTTTCGATACTAGAGCTGTTCTAGAGCTGGAATTTACTTGCAAACCGTTCCAATACGGCTATCGGAAGTTCATGTTCGGGATTGAGATGAAGGTCGGTCCTAAACGTCTGTATATTGTCCAACGATTAAGAGATTTTCTTGATCATATTGAGCGGAAAGAAGCCTATATATTTTCAAAGCATTTCACCTACGACCCTAAGCTCCATAGTTTTCAAAAAGAAGATGATGCGGTCATTCGGCAGCTCATCGAAATCTATCGCAATGAGCAGATGTACCATGAGACTTCAACTAAGTTCTCCGCTCATGCGAATCATTTGAGTGGTGATCGGATGCTGCTGATCCCTCCTTTCTCATGGACAACTTTTCTTCCTGCGCTTACCGAGGCTTCGACTGTTAAACTTGAGCAGGATAACCGCATATTCGATGGAATTCGTGTATCCGATGAACCGATCCCGCTTCACTTTGAGTTTGACCAAACGGAAGCCGAAGGCTTCCAATTGGATGTCCAAGGTCTGGATAAGATCACGGTTATGGAATCGTATGGCGTTGTCCTTTCCGAAGGAAAGCTGCTGCACCTCCAAGCTGAACCGTGCAAGCGTCTTTCGGAGCTCAAGCAAATGCTCGAAAACTCCAGCAAGCACCAAATTCAGATTCCACTTGCGCAAATGGAACCTTTTATGGAAAAAGTGATTCCTGGCCTGATGAAGCTAGGCAGTGTCCATATCGCTGGGGCCATTTCCGACCGCATTATGCGAACGCCGTTAAAGGCTAAGTTGTATTTGGACCGAGTGAAAGATCGATTGCTTGCCGGTCTGGAGTTTCAATATGGCGATATTGTCATTAACCCGCTGGAAGGTAATGAACAGCGGCGCGGAACCGACCGCATTCTCATGCGAGACGGAGATCAGGAGCGACGAATTCTGGAGCTTATGGAGCAAAGTCCCTTCGCTAAGACGGAGGGGGGATATTTCATGGATAGCGAAGACGAGGAATACGAATTTCTGTACCACGTCGTTCCGCAATTGGAGAAGCTGGTAACTGTTTATGCCACGTCTGCCGTGAAAACAAGACTTCTCACCGGACATGTCCCGAATGTCAAAGTTGATGTTGATGAACGAACAGATTGGCTTGAATTCAAGTTCGATATAGATGGCATTCCTGAATCGGAAATCCGCAAGCTGTTGAAATCCCTAGGGGAGAAACGCAAATACCACCGGCTGCCAGATGGTGCGCTGCTGCCGCTCGAAAGCGCGGAGTTTCAAGAAATTGTTCGCGTCATGAACGAAATGGGCATTACCAAGGAGGACGTCAAAGCAGCCGAGATCCGCCTCCCATTAATCCGCGGGCTCATCTTAATGGATTCCGAGAGGCAAGGAAATTCGGTTACGCTGGGCAGATCATTCCGCCAGTTACTAGAAAACATGCGGAATCCGGATAATCTGGATTTCACTGTGCCGGCCAGTCTGGAATCTGTTCTTCGGGATTACCAGAAGTATGGCTTCCAATGGCTGAAGACGATGGCCCACTACAATTTCGGCGGCATCTTGGCAGACGATATGGGCCTTGGTAAAACCATTCAAAGCATTTCTTTTATTGTTTCTGTCCTGCCCGAGATCAGAAAGCAGGCGCTGCCGGCGATCATCGTTGCTCCCGCTTCTCTCATTTACAATTGGCTCAATGAGCTGAAGAAATTCGCGCCTGAGATTCGGGCCGTCATTGCCGATGGAAGCAGAGAAGAACGCAGCAAGATTATGAAACATGCGTCACAAGTGGATGTCATTATAACCTCTTACCCGCTTCTGCGCAGAGATATCGACCTGTATACGAAGCAATCCTATCATACGCTCATTCTGGATGAGGCGCAGGTGTTCAAGAACCACACCACACAGACGGCCCAAGCGGTGAAGGAAATTCAGGCTGAGTACCGTTTTGCTCTTACAGGAACTCCAGTAGAGAATAGACTTGAAGAACTTTGGTCCATCTTTGACGCGGTGTTCCCTCAGTTATTCCCAGGGAGAAGGGCATTCAATGACTTATCCAGTGAAAGTGTTGCCAAGCGGGTACGTCCGTTTCTGCTGCGCAGGTTGAAGACCGACGTTCTGAAGGAACTGCCGGAGAAAATCGAGTCGCTGCAAACTTCCGAGCTGCTGCCGGAGCAGAAGAAGCTGTATGTCGCCTACTTGGCTGAACTACAACAGGAAACACTGAAGCATCTGAACAAAGACAGCTTTAATAAACATCGGATCAAAATTCTGGCTGGCTTGACCCGACTTCGCCAGCTTTGCTGCCATCCATCTCTGTTCGTTGAAGATTATGCAGGAAGCTCAGCCAAATTCGAGCAGCTCATGCAGATTATCGAAGAATGCAGAAGTGCCGGCAAGCGGGTGCTGATATTCTCGCAATTTACAGCGATGCTGGGAATGATCGGGCGAGACCTTGGTTATCAGGGAGTGCCGTTTTTCTACTTGGACGGTAAAACCCCAACTGCCGAGCGTGTAGAGCTGTGCAATAAATTTAATGAAGGCGAGCGAGACCTGTTCCTCATCTCATTAAAAGCCGGCGGTACTGGACTTAACCTTACCGGAGCCGACACCGTTATTCTCTACGACCTATGGTGGAACCCTGCAGTGGAACAGCAAGCAGCCGACCGTGCTCATCGTATTGGGCAGAAGAAGGTTGTGCAGGTGATCCGCCTTGTTGCACAAGGCACCGTAGAAGATAAAATGTACGAACTCCAACAGAAAAAGAAGAACCTGATTGATGAAGTGATCCAGCCGGGACAGGAAGCATTGTCCGCCTTGACCGAGCAGGAGATTCGGGAGATTTTGATGATCGGATAA
- a CDS encoding sensor histidine kinase — MRINTKVIYVTFAIVILLLVTNNTSYYWITKSLLTQALSERMESTASQIRTSIEQSEEGSFFVEDLIGENLRSVALFAKSQLDPDINKVTNEQLIDLARQAGVDGFSLMKRNGDDIMVGKSSEPKELQITSTKSFGYWFTAFSQLLDNHQVTIAEGQKLPNFWSGIYEVPASGSSNVSKFGYFYDGSTNYLICVFVNADKIQKFKQIVGADTIVKKTLASNPDILEISGLNGTTFGTKPIEYKDSNGVPFISVYDRPVIFGTYNITSTKDLENYKASILKNKPVSLVENWNGKPILKTFMFVPVKNKLTEVQREIPYVITIVSDYQTIQRTLNKQLVQLTIVILLFTIFSCVFIYFVFRFITKSRETAVQTTQEMYIQNVDHMFATIRSQRHDFLNHVQTMYALLSNGKKEDQMKYMKELIEEINEVNDIIRIGHPAIAALIQAKIALAMRTKIDFNYHFTGLEGLSLGVKSVDIVKIIGNLIDNAFDEVNKFPPDEREVMVNGWSESNHLTISVTNPVHPDFHLDDYNKMFTIGYSTKGDGEHQGLGLSVVKERIEHYKGTIEVSVADGCICFQISVPMQ; from the coding sequence ATGAGAATCAACACCAAAGTCATTTATGTCACCTTTGCAATTGTTATTTTATTGCTGGTAACGAATAACACATCTTACTACTGGATCACGAAATCACTCCTAACGCAAGCGTTATCCGAACGCATGGAATCGACAGCGAGTCAAATTCGCACATCCATTGAACAATCAGAGGAAGGTTCATTTTTTGTAGAAGATTTGATTGGTGAGAATCTTCGTTCAGTCGCTCTTTTCGCCAAGAGTCAGTTAGATCCGGATATTAATAAAGTTACGAATGAACAATTAATTGATCTTGCTAGGCAAGCAGGTGTCGATGGCTTCTCGTTAATGAAGCGAAATGGTGATGATATCATGGTTGGCAAGTCATCCGAGCCCAAGGAACTTCAGATAACAAGTACAAAATCATTCGGTTATTGGTTTACGGCGTTTAGCCAGCTTCTTGATAACCATCAAGTTACGATTGCTGAAGGACAAAAGCTGCCTAATTTCTGGTCGGGTATTTATGAAGTTCCGGCTTCAGGCTCAAGCAATGTTAGTAAGTTTGGGTACTTTTATGATGGAAGCACGAATTATTTAATCTGTGTGTTTGTCAATGCGGATAAAATTCAGAAGTTCAAGCAAATCGTAGGCGCGGATACGATCGTGAAGAAAACGCTCGCTTCGAATCCAGATATTTTGGAAATATCGGGACTGAACGGGACAACTTTTGGTACAAAGCCGATTGAGTATAAAGACAGTAATGGGGTTCCATTCATATCGGTCTATGACCGCCCGGTTATATTTGGTACATATAACATCACGAGTACGAAAGATTTGGAAAATTATAAGGCGTCCATACTAAAAAATAAACCAGTTAGCTTAGTGGAGAATTGGAATGGGAAGCCCATTCTGAAAACGTTTATGTTTGTTCCTGTTAAGAATAAATTGACCGAAGTTCAGAGGGAAATTCCTTATGTCATTACGATCGTCTCGGATTATCAAACGATTCAACGCACTTTGAATAAACAGCTCGTTCAGCTTACTATTGTTATCCTTTTGTTTACGATTTTTAGTTGTGTGTTTATCTATTTTGTATTCCGATTTATTACGAAAAGCCGAGAAACAGCTGTCCAGACCACACAAGAAATGTACATTCAAAACGTGGATCACATGTTTGCTACAATACGCAGTCAACGGCATGACTTTCTAAACCATGTACAAACCATGTATGCTCTGCTGTCTAATGGGAAAAAAGAAGACCAAATGAAATATATGAAGGAATTAATTGAAGAAATCAACGAAGTGAACGATATCATTCGAATCGGGCATCCGGCTATTGCAGCTCTTATTCAAGCCAAGATTGCGCTTGCCATGAGAACCAAAATCGATTTCAATTACCATTTTACCGGACTAGAAGGCTTGTCATTAGGTGTGAAATCCGTTGATATCGTGAAAATTATTGGGAACTTGATTGATAATGCGTTTGATGAAGTCAATAAGTTTCCGCCTGATGAACGTGAAGTGATGGTTAACGGATGGTCGGAGTCGAACCATTTAACCATATCAGTAACTAACCCGGTTCATCCGGATTTCCATCTTGATGATTATAACAAAATGTTCACGATTGGCTACAGCACCAAAGGTGACGGTGAGCACCAGGGGCTTGGTCTATCGGTTGTGAAGGAACGAATCGAGCATTACAAAGGGACCATCGAAGTGTCTGTCGCAGACGGCTGCATCTGTTTCCAAATATCGGTTCCGATGCAATAA
- a CDS encoding PLP-dependent aminotransferase family protein: protein MFDILLTSDEQGPLYIQLYRHIRGLIQRGAIPDGTKLPSIRALSQQIHFSKNTIETAYQMLIEEGYVISKPRSGLYVVAPLLLQTNTNQHAFNLSQNTNEKALQSPYAPIDFSLLETDSESFPLQAWKACLNESFNYNSCRIHQYGDYKGEYALRLQIAHYLKQSRGVTCSPEQILVGTGMSNSLHLLSKLIGQSARVAFEKNAIAQVGDLFSQNGYTVVSFPLNENLSITEIMPGNIDAVYVTPSHRPSGNHLSYAIRQELIHWAYHNQSHIIEDDYDGEFRHAGKTIPSLQGLDPHGVVIYIGTFSKAFTPALRMNYMVLPPQLLPKLQSMERTLSSPSRLDQLAMALFMERGHWYRHIRKMRNTYRKKHERMLQLIHTHLGSHVQIESGGAGLHIELTVNRTCSAEELKELAHAKGVRVYSSQQPELVPNNKKPKIYLGFGGITIKDMERGIPLLKEAWIR from the coding sequence ATGTTCGATATTTTGCTTACCAGCGATGAACAAGGTCCGCTTTATATACAGTTATATCGGCATATCCGAGGTCTTATCCAGCGCGGCGCTATTCCAGACGGTACGAAATTACCTTCCATTCGCGCGCTAAGCCAGCAGATTCATTTCAGTAAAAACACAATTGAAACTGCCTACCAAATGCTTATTGAAGAAGGATATGTGATTAGTAAACCGCGTTCTGGCCTTTATGTGGTCGCTCCTTTATTGCTCCAAACGAACACTAACCAACATGCGTTCAATCTATCTCAGAACACCAACGAGAAAGCTCTGCAATCTCCATATGCTCCTATTGATTTTAGTCTATTAGAAACAGACAGTGAGTCTTTCCCGCTTCAAGCGTGGAAGGCCTGCTTAAACGAATCCTTTAACTACAACAGCTGCCGTATTCACCAATATGGCGACTACAAAGGCGAATACGCGCTGCGACTCCAAATTGCTCATTATTTAAAGCAATCCAGGGGTGTTACCTGCTCCCCGGAGCAAATCCTTGTTGGAACGGGAATGTCTAACAGCCTGCATCTCCTCTCGAAGCTAATCGGACAATCCGCACGAGTTGCTTTTGAAAAGAATGCCATAGCTCAGGTCGGTGATCTATTTTCACAGAACGGATACACGGTGGTCTCTTTTCCGCTAAATGAAAATCTTTCTATTACGGAGATCATGCCTGGAAATATAGACGCGGTATACGTTACTCCTTCCCACCGTCCTTCAGGAAACCATTTATCCTATGCGATTAGGCAGGAGCTGATTCACTGGGCCTATCATAATCAAAGCCATATTATTGAAGATGATTACGATGGGGAGTTTCGCCATGCCGGCAAAACCATTCCATCCCTTCAAGGCCTTGATCCGCATGGTGTGGTCATTTATATCGGAACATTTTCCAAAGCTTTCACGCCTGCATTACGTATGAATTATATGGTGCTGCCTCCTCAACTTTTGCCTAAACTTCAATCGATGGAACGTACACTATCAAGCCCTTCACGTTTGGATCAACTTGCCATGGCTCTGTTCATGGAACGTGGACATTGGTACCGACATATCAGGAAAATGCGCAATACGTATCGGAAAAAGCATGAGAGAATGCTCCAGCTCATACACACTCATCTAGGCTCTCATGTTCAAATAGAAAGTGGAGGCGCAGGCCTGCACATTGAATTGACGGTCAATCGTACATGTTCAGCAGAAGAGTTAAAAGAACTTGCCCATGCTAAAGGAGTTCGTGTTTACAGCTCACAACAGCCGGAGCTAGTACCCAATAACAAAAAGCCCAAGATTTACTTGGGCTTTGGTGGAATAACTATTAAGGATATGGAGCGCGGGATTCCATTATTAAAAGAAGCTTGGATACGATGA
- a CDS encoding RidA family protein, translated as MTESIETKLNQLGIVLPEHSGPAANYVNYVVTGQLLFISGKGPTGNPKGKLGMDYRTEDGYQLARLAGLEVLAAAKHALGSLDRITQVVKVQGFVHADPNFNEHHLVLNGFSDLMQEVFGEMGAHARSVLGANSLRDHLPLVVDTIFEIDFQG; from the coding sequence GTGACAGAATCGATTGAGACTAAGCTAAACCAATTAGGTATTGTCCTGCCTGAGCACAGCGGCCCTGCTGCAAACTATGTTAATTATGTTGTTACCGGTCAATTGTTGTTTATTTCGGGAAAAGGGCCAACCGGGAACCCCAAAGGGAAGCTTGGGATGGATTACAGAACAGAAGATGGCTACCAACTGGCACGGTTGGCAGGTCTTGAAGTGCTTGCTGCAGCCAAACATGCACTTGGCAGCTTGGATAGGATTACGCAGGTTGTAAAGGTACAAGGCTTCGTCCATGCAGATCCTAATTTCAACGAGCATCATTTGGTTTTAAATGGGTTCTCTGATCTTATGCAGGAGGTATTCGGCGAAATGGGGGCCCATGCTCGATCGGTTCTAGGGGCTAATTCATTACGAGATCATCTTCCTCTTGTCGTTGATACGATATTTGAGATTGACTTTCAGGGGTAA
- a CDS encoding metal-dependent hydrolase, whose translation MLQKTHSIAGFISAEIVLTYQDISFFTWDAAGALLLGCLAGTLADVDKPGSTMAKVLFPLSALLRLLKVKHRTVTHSLLFLLLLVVIVMPLSPLYFWVFILSYASHSFIDLFNDRGVQLFWPIPFKIRLLPKWIAIDTGSVSETVFRSLLLVLSLIIPFWTYVLPQILSHTAMF comes from the coding sequence ATGTTACAAAAAACACACAGTATTGCCGGATTCATTTCCGCGGAAATCGTTCTCACGTATCAAGATATTAGTTTCTTCACCTGGGATGCCGCTGGGGCTCTTTTACTTGGATGTTTGGCAGGCACGTTAGCGGATGTCGACAAGCCAGGCTCTACCATGGCGAAGGTTCTCTTCCCTTTATCTGCTCTGCTGCGGCTGCTGAAGGTAAAGCATAGAACGGTTACTCATTCCCTGCTTTTTCTACTTCTCTTAGTCGTCATTGTAATGCCCTTATCCCCTTTATATTTCTGGGTATTCATCCTGTCTTACGCGTCGCACTCATTTATCGATTTATTCAATGATAGAGGAGTTCAACTCTTCTGGCCTATTCCCTTCAAGATTCGTTTACTCCCTAAATGGATAGCCATTGACACGGGTTCAGTGAGCGAGACCGTCTTCCGCTCTCTACTTCTGGTTTTGAGTCTAATCATCCCTTTTTGGACTTATGTACTTCCGCAAATCTTGAGTCATACCGCTATGTTTTAA
- a CDS encoding alpha-L-rhamnosidase, producing the protein MTTLNISNLTCEYRVNPIGLDTTLPRFTWQLASDNHYTMQSAYQIQVSMDENSFEPSRLVWDSGHVQSEQSVHVVYEGQELLPRMRYFYRVKVWDYTGLSSPWSEIAFWEMGQLSPDDWSAMWITPDAASIDPDAEEAFYLRKTFTARKGIRKATIYATSLGIYELELNGARVGDWELTPGWTSYRHRLQVQTYEVTSLLQQGENHTLGAVLANGWYKGNLAWKNQRNIFGDVRALFLQLHIEYLDGSSEITVSDDSWRASLGPVRMSELYHGETYDANLELSGWSMPAYQDDKWHSVTVLDHSKDILVMQENEPSRVTQHLKPIAVIETPSGETVLDFGQNMVGKVHMRLELPVGTRLQLLHAEVLDQEGNFYIGNLRNAKQTVTYICKGGGEEHYEPHFSFQGFRYVKVIGWPKDAAFEAERFTGHVIHTDMAASGTFECSHPLLNKLQQNIVWGQRGNFLDVPTDCPQRDERLGWTGDAQVFIRTAAFNYDVALFFTKWLRDLKADQHENGGVPFVIPDVLGPNDHSSSAWGDAAVICPWTLYQVYSDKRILEQQYDSMKAWITYMRSQGENEYLWNTGFHFGDWLGLDAKEGSYVGATPRDLIATCFYAYSTSLFVKAAEVLERSEDVATYSELYERIVEAFTQEFLTASGRLAVHTQTAHVLPLMFGLVKGSTRDRLAKTLADYVGEQKNHLTTGFVGTPYLCHVLSENGYHDLAVQLVQQEDYPSWLYPIHKGATTIWEHWDGIKPDGSFWSDDMNSYNHYAYGSIGDWLYRVVAGLDSDDQQPGYKRIQFRPRPDSGLDYAKASLQSIYGKIRSEWKKEADGKIVYELELPPNTTGLATLRGAKLAMSSVNDQAAQAASGVLSAEECDGELRLELGSGTYTIIC; encoded by the coding sequence ATGACGACACTCAATATTTCTAATTTAACATGCGAATACCGCGTCAACCCGATTGGACTGGATACGACTTTGCCTCGCTTTACTTGGCAGCTTGCTTCGGACAATCATTATACCATGCAATCAGCTTATCAGATCCAGGTTAGTATGGATGAAAATTCATTCGAACCGAGTCGATTGGTCTGGGATTCCGGTCACGTACAATCGGAACAATCGGTGCATGTCGTTTATGAGGGTCAAGAGCTGCTGCCGCGAATGCGTTATTTTTACCGTGTAAAAGTATGGGATTATACTGGCTTGTCATCGCCTTGGAGTGAAATCGCTTTCTGGGAAATGGGACAGCTTAGTCCAGATGACTGGTCTGCCATGTGGATTACACCCGATGCAGCCTCCATTGATCCTGACGCAGAAGAAGCTTTCTATTTGAGGAAGACATTCACAGCACGTAAGGGAATTCGTAAAGCGACTATTTATGCAACGAGTCTAGGCATTTATGAGCTTGAGCTCAACGGAGCTCGTGTGGGAGATTGGGAGCTCACACCTGGCTGGACCAGCTACCGCCACCGACTGCAGGTTCAGACGTATGAGGTTACGAGCCTGCTGCAGCAAGGTGAAAACCATACCCTTGGCGCAGTGCTGGCAAACGGTTGGTACAAAGGCAATTTGGCTTGGAAGAATCAACGAAATATATTTGGGGACGTTAGAGCTCTTTTCCTCCAATTACATATCGAATACCTAGATGGAAGCTCAGAAATAACTGTTAGTGATGATTCTTGGCGTGCTTCATTAGGGCCGGTTCGGATGTCTGAGCTGTACCATGGTGAAACCTACGATGCTAACCTGGAGCTTAGCGGGTGGAGCATGCCGGCGTATCAGGACGATAAATGGCACTCGGTAACGGTTCTTGATCATTCCAAAGACATCCTAGTCATGCAAGAGAATGAGCCATCGCGCGTTACCCAGCATTTGAAGCCGATAGCTGTTATTGAAACACCTTCTGGTGAAACGGTTCTTGATTTTGGGCAAAATATGGTCGGAAAAGTGCACATGCGATTGGAGCTGCCGGTCGGAACTCGACTTCAGCTGCTGCATGCAGAAGTGTTGGATCAAGAAGGGAACTTCTATATAGGGAACTTGCGTAACGCAAAGCAGACAGTTACTTATATATGCAAAGGTGGCGGGGAAGAACATTATGAACCCCATTTCTCATTCCAAGGCTTTCGATATGTCAAAGTAATAGGATGGCCCAAGGATGCAGCATTCGAGGCAGAGCGCTTCACGGGACATGTCATTCATACGGATATGGCAGCTAGCGGTACTTTTGAATGTTCCCATCCGTTACTGAATAAACTTCAGCAAAATATTGTGTGGGGACAAAGAGGCAACTTCCTGGACGTACCGACGGATTGCCCGCAGCGGGATGAGCGACTCGGTTGGACAGGAGATGCGCAAGTATTTATTCGCACGGCAGCATTTAATTATGATGTGGCTTTGTTTTTCACCAAATGGCTGCGCGACTTAAAAGCGGATCAGCATGAGAATGGCGGCGTTCCATTCGTCATTCCGGACGTGCTTGGTCCGAATGACCACTCTTCCTCTGCATGGGGGGATGCAGCAGTCATATGCCCGTGGACGTTATATCAGGTATACAGCGATAAGCGCATTCTGGAACAGCAATATGACAGCATGAAAGCGTGGATTACGTACATGCGAAGCCAAGGAGAGAATGAGTATCTTTGGAATACGGGCTTTCATTTTGGTGATTGGCTGGGGCTTGATGCCAAAGAAGGCAGCTATGTAGGAGCGACCCCTAGAGACTTAATCGCGACATGCTTCTATGCTTATTCGACGTCACTTTTCGTGAAAGCTGCGGAAGTGCTGGAACGCAGCGAGGATGTGGCTACGTACAGTGAGCTTTATGAGCGCATTGTTGAAGCTTTCACGCAAGAATTCCTTACAGCAAGCGGGCGTTTGGCCGTGCATACACAAACAGCACACGTGCTCCCGCTGATGTTTGGACTCGTGAAAGGAAGTACGCGTGATCGATTAGCGAAGACGTTAGCAGATTATGTAGGCGAGCAGAAGAATCACCTAACGACCGGTTTCGTAGGTACGCCTTATCTGTGCCATGTATTGTCCGAGAATGGCTACCATGATCTGGCTGTTCAGTTAGTTCAACAGGAAGATTACCCATCATGGCTGTACCCGATTCACAAGGGAGCCACGACCATCTGGGAGCACTGGGATGGCATCAAGCCGGATGGATCGTTTTGGAGTGATGATATGAACTCCTATAACCATTATGCGTATGGATCCATCGGGGATTGGCTGTACCGCGTAGTGGCGGGGCTCGATTCCGATGATCAGCAGCCTGGATACAAAAGGATTCAATTCCGTCCGCGACCAGATTCCGGCCTTGACTACGCGAAAGCATCGCTCCAATCTATCTACGGTAAGATACGTAGTGAGTGGAAGAAAGAGGCTGATGGCAAAATAGTTTATGAGCTAGAGCTGCCTCCAAATACGACAGGCCTTGCAACCTTGAGAGGGGCGAAATTAGCAATGTCATCTGTTAATGATCAAGCAGCCCAGGCAGCATCAGGAGTTCTATCAGCAGAGGAATGTGATGGAGAGCTGCGGTTAGAACTTGGATCGGGCACTTACACCATTATTTGTTGA
- a CDS encoding late competence development ComFB family protein, protein MAVFNAMETIVMNLFDEFQKNYEMKCDCTTCREDVLALVLNKIPPRYTSSEKGQLFVKGLYINPQLQSDVMRELMEAANIVEHHQHHREES, encoded by the coding sequence ATGGCAGTCTTCAATGCAATGGAAACGATAGTGATGAATTTATTTGATGAGTTTCAAAAAAACTATGAAATGAAATGCGATTGCACTACTTGCAGAGAAGACGTGCTTGCTTTGGTTTTAAATAAAATCCCTCCGCGATATACTTCCAGTGAAAAAGGACAGTTATTTGTGAAAGGTTTATATATCAATCCACAGCTGCAGTCCGATGTTATGCGAGAATTAATGGAAGCGGCTAATATTGTGGAACATCATCAGCATCACCGAGAAGAATCCTAA